The Flavobacterium johnsoniae UW101 genomic interval GTTTCTCCCGGCGAAGTACTCAAGACAATTTTACGGCCGCATTTGTCAATGGCGTTTCGAATTAAGTTGATTTCGCCTTCATGATAAGGTCGTGATAAATCATCAATTTTAATAAAATCTACACCCCATTTTGCATACAATTCAAAAATAGAATTGTAATATTCCTGTGCGCCTGGTTTGTCTGCCAAAACAGTATAATTATCTCGTAACCATTCACATTGCAAAGCGGTAGAATAAACTTGGTCGGCGGTAATTCCGTTTGTTCCTTTTATTGGCAGTTTGTTTTCGACTGCTTTTTTAGGAATCCCTCTCATGATATGGATTCCGAATTTCAATCCTTTTTTATGAATATAATCGGCTAAAGGCTTAAAACCCTGTCCGTCTTTGGCAGATGGGAAACGGTTTACAGCTGGCATATATCTTCCGTACTCATCCATTACATATCTCGGATCGGTTTGGTTGTAACCTCCCGCTTTATCATTTTCGACAAACCATCTAATATCAACTACTACATATTCCCAGCCGAATTTCTTAAGCTCTTTTGCCATATAATCGGCGTTGGTTTTAACCTCGTGTTCTTCGACTGTCGGCCCGTAACAATCCCAGCTGTTCCAGCCCATTGGCGGTGTTTGTGCCCATTGTTTGAATTCTTCATTTTGAAATGTTTTATACTGCGAATGTGAAGAAATCGAAACCAAAACGATTCCTAACACCAATGTGATTTTATTTTTCATAAGATACCAATAAATTGTCCCGATGAGACATTAAGCTCTGGAAGAGCGTTATATGTATAGCTAATTTTATCTGTTTTGTATGAAAAGCTCCAGCGCAGCGGTATGTCACATTATTTTAAATTATTTGACATTAATAGTAACTTCTA includes:
- a CDS encoding glycoside hydrolase family 27 protein → MKNKITLVLGIVLVSISSHSQYKTFQNEEFKQWAQTPPMGWNSWDCYGPTVEEHEVKTNADYMAKELKKFGWEYVVVDIRWFVENDKAGGYNQTDPRYVMDEYGRYMPAVNRFPSAKDGQGFKPLADYIHKKGLKFGIHIMRGIPKKAVENKLPIKGTNGITADQVYSTALQCEWLRDNYTVLADKPGAQEYYNSIFELYAKWGVDFIKIDDLSRPYHEGEINLIRNAIDKCGRKIVLSTSPGETPISAASHVSTHANMWRMVDDVWDTWPHITHLMDVAQKWYPYIAPGTWPDCDMIPLGRISIRGERGKDRMTRLTKDEQYTLITFFNIFKSPLFFGGDLPSNDAFTLSLLTNKEVVKMHNESTDVKELFQKDGKIAVTSKAKDGSVYLALFNIADNASQKVSVNLSDLGISGSVDVLNMWTGEKSKVTSTEIGTDLKPHSSVLYQLKSKK